In Ipomoea triloba cultivar NCNSP0323 chromosome 7, ASM357664v1, a single genomic region encodes these proteins:
- the LOC116024672 gene encoding ribosome-recycling factor, chloroplastic has translation MAMTFSPAAHVRSLYPQPPANKPNSSKLLLSLRDGYSTSAKLASLSAASNYVKLQICARELAMKPLVKRSWKQRTGVFRCATIEEIEAEKSFIEADVKERMEKTIENVKSNFNSIRTGRANPAILDKVEVEYYGTPVSLKSIAQISTPDASSLLVQPYDKSSLKAIEKAIVNSDLGMSPNSDGEVIRLALPQLTAERRKELSKVVAKQAEEGKVAIRNIRRDALKSYEKLEKEKKLSEDNVKDLSNDLQKVTDEYMKKIESIYKQKEKELLTV, from the exons ATGGCAATGACTTTCTCGCCGGCGGCTCATGTTCGTTCGCTCTACCCACAACCACCTGCCAACAAGCCTAATTCTTCCAAACTCCTGCTTTCCCTTCGAG ATGGCTATTCCACTTCAGCAAAACTTGCTTCATTGAGCGCGGCGTCGAATTATGTGAAATTGCAAATTTGTGCAAGGGAGCTTGCTATGAAGCCTCTTGTTAAGCGCTCATGGAAGCAGAG AACCGGAGTGTTTAGGTGTGCAACCATAGAAGAAATAGAAGCTGAAAAATCTTTTATTGAGGCAGATGTT AAAGAAAGGATGGAAAAGACTATTGAGAATGTTAAGTCCAATTTCAACTCTATAAGGACAGGGAGAGCTAACCCTGCAATATTGGATAAAGTTGAG GTGGAGTATTATGGTACTCCAGTCAGCTTGAAGAGCATAGCTCAAATTAGCACTCCTGATGCAAGTTCTCTCCTGGTACAGCCCTATGACAAATCCAG CCTAAAAGCTATAGAGAAGGCCATTGTCAACTCTGATCTTGGTATGAGTCCTAATTCTGATGGAGAAGTGATAAGATTAGCTCTCCCTCAACTGACAGCTGAAAGGAGGAAG GAGTTGTCAAAAGTTGTGGCCAAGCAGGCTGAGGAAGGAAAG gTAGCTATAAGGAATATAAGAAGGGATGCCTTGAAATCCTATGAAAAACTTGAGAAG GAGAAAAAGCTATCTGAGGACAATGTAAAGGATCTGTCTAATGATTTGCAGAAAGTGACTGATGAGTACATGAAGAAAATTGAGAGTATCTACAAGCAAAAGGAGAAG GAGTTGTTGACAGTTTAG
- the LOC116025744 gene encoding fatty-acid-binding protein 1 translates to MASLGFPFLFSQPPSHPSSRPHFLSAAACSAAVAAGGVIAISQITHNQPLNFLLSNFSPFKNNSSPLWGSLSLSDGSAPATESRSGISFPSVLKGSQRLLGIGLRKKAILGLKNIDVYAFGVYANDADLQNILKEKYESLSGSESKGKDLKDELMDKDIRATVRLQIMYGRLSIRSVRSAFEESVGSRLRKFGGSDDKELLSRFTSQFRDEIKIPRGAVIELSREPGYILQTTIDGKEVGSIQSKLLCRSILDLYIGDEPFDRKAKDDVELNLASLLQK, encoded by the exons ATGGCTTCTCTGGGCTTCCCATTCTTGTTTTCTCAGCCACCGAGCCACCCCTCCTCCCGCCCTCACTTCCTCTCCGCCGCCGCTTGTTCCGCCGCTGTTGCTGCCGGCGGCGTAATCGCAATCTCGCAGATCACCCACAACCAGCCACTGAATTTCCTGCTCTCCAACTTCTCACCCTTCAAAAATAACTCCTCCCCGTTGTGGGGTTCTCTTTCTCTGTCTGATGGCTCGGCCCCGGCCACGGAATCGAGAAGCGGCATCTCATTCCCGTCGGTTCTAAAGGGCTCGCAGCGACTTCTTGGAATTGGGTTAAGGAAGAAGGCTATCTTGGGGTTGAAAAACATCGATGTATATGCTTTTG GTGTTTATGCCAATGATGCTGATTTACAGAACATTCTGAAAGAGAAATATGAGAGCCTTTCTGGTTCTGAGTCAAAGGGAAAGGATTTGAAGGATGAACTTATGGACAAGGATATACGTGCGACTGTTAGGCTTCAAATAATGTATGGAAGACTAAGCATTCGTTCTGTGCGTAGTGCTTTCGAAGAGTCTGTTGGAAGTAGACTACGCAAATTTGGTGGATCTGATGACAAGGAATTGCTTTCAAG GTTCACTTCCCAGTTCAGAGATGAAATCAAAATACCTCGGGGAGCTGTCATAGAACTCTCAAGGGAGCCAGGCTACATACTCCAGACAACAA TTGATGGGAAGGAAGTGGGAAGCATACAGAGCAAGTTATTGTGTCGATCAATTCTAGACTTATACATTGGTGATGAACCATTTGATCGAAAGGCCAAAGACGATGTTGAACTCAACCTGGCTTCACTCCTCCAGAAGTAG
- the LOC116024719 gene encoding 40S ribosomal protein S24-1-like, which translates to MADKAVTIRTRKFMTNRLLSRKQFVIDVLHPGRANVSKAELKDKLSRMYEVKDSNSIFVFKFRTHFGGGKSTGFGLIYDSVESAKKFEPKYRLIRNGLDTKVEKSRKQMKERKNRAKKIRGVKKTKAGDAAKGGKKK; encoded by the exons ATGGCTGACAAGGCGGTAACTATCAGAACTAGGAAGTTCATGACCAATCGCCTTCTCTCCAGGAAGCAATTT GTCATCGATGTTCTCCACCCCGGTAGGGCCAATGTATCGAAG GCCGAATTGAAGGACAAGTTGTCAAGGATGTATGAGGTTAAAGATTCCAACTCCATTTTTGTCTTCAAATTCAGGACTCACTTTGGTGGAGGCAAATCAACTGGGTTTGGTTTGATCTATGATTCAGTCGAGAGTGCAAAGAAATTTGAGCCAAAGTACAGGCTGATCAGG AATGGATTGGATACCAAGGTTGAAAAATCTAGAAAACAGATGAAGGAGAGAAAGAACAGGGCCAAGAAAATACGTGGTGTAAAGAAG ACAAAGGCTGGAGATGCTGCCAAGGGAGGAAAGAAGAAGTGA